The genomic segment AGTCTAGGCCAGCCCTTGAAACTCTTCCGCACCTTGTTGTCAAGCCCCTTTGGCTTACGCCAATTCTCCTTAAGCCTAGTGTAACGCCAACTCTCAGGTCTCTGGAAGGCAGGTCGACCATCCGCGATCTCAGCCCGCAGCTTCAGCACAGCCTGAACCTTTGCAACTCTTGCAGCCGCAGCTTCGCTCAACGGCTTCTTCGCAGCTCTGGTTCGCATCGTCTTCTTCAACGGCTTTGCCGGCTTCGCTGTCTCAGCTTTGGTTTCTTTTTCCCTGCTCTTCGCTGAGGCTTTAGGGACCTTCTCCTTCTTAGCCTTGGTCTTCTCTTTGACCGGCTTCTTTACTGGTTTACTGCTCATTTCCTCGCCTCTTTTCATAGATATACACGCCGTCTAGGAAGACCCTTTGATCTTTCCTTCTGACGGTTGTCGCCTGCTCGATGTTAGCAGCAGTTTGACCGACGTCATCTACAGCTATTCCTGTCACGACGACATCGTCCTCCTGCACCTCTACCTTAGAGTCTCCGATTATCTTCGCGACTCGCGGAGACCGTTCACCGTAGAAGTTCTCCACGTGAACCTCATCGCCCTTAACTTTGACAGTTATAGGGAAGTGAGCAAAGGCCACCTTCAATCTGTATGTAAAGCCTTTGGTGCAGCCAACAATCATGTTCTTAACGATAGATCGAGCTGTGCTCATAGTTGCAACGTGCTGCTTCCTAGTGCTGAACGACCTAATCTTAACAGCGCGACCATCCAGAGATATGTTTGCTCTAATCTTGACAAAGTCTCGGCTAACCTTGCCTAGAGGACCCTTCAAGGTTAACGTATGATTAGCATACGTACCCTCAACGCCCTCAGGGAGCTCAATTACCTCTTCAGGAATCTCCTTCTTCGTCTTAGTGCTAGTAGACGTAGCCAAGTAATCTTCCTCCTATGTTTTTGCTCTGCGCTTCAACATGAGACATTACACCCTGCGGGGTCGAAACAATCAAAATACCGACACCTACAGCCGGTAGATACTGCCGCTCCCACCTAGAGTAACCGTCCTTGTTGACCGAGAACCTTGGTGACACGACACCACATCGATTGATTCTGCCTAGAAGCTGTATGCGCAGCTTGCCTAGTAGACCATCATCGATGAACTCGAACTCGCCTATGTACTTGTGTTTCTGCATCGTCCGGAGTACTTCGCTGGCCAGCTTCGAAGCTGGGATAACTAGGCACTCCTTCTTGTGGCGAATCTCGTTGTTATAGATTGATGAAAAGAGGTTTGGTAGAATTTGTTTTGCTGGCATCTTGTCTCACTCTTAACTGAACTTTGCGAAACCTATCTTCTCCGCGACTTCTCGGAAGCATTGACGGCAAAGCATCAGATTATACTTTTGAATCACCGCAGTGTAGTTTCCGCACCGTTTGCAGTGTCTGGAACCTTTACCGTACTTTCGAGCCTTTCCGTGTCTTACCTTCACCATGTTATACTATCTCCACCTTTAACTCATTCTTGAAAAACTCAACGGCCTCTTCAGTGGTGACCTTCTGCTTACTACCTATCTTTGAGGCTGCTCGTCGTCGCCTCGCCACCCTGTAACCTGGTCTTTCAAGCACAACTGATACGTCCATCCCGAAGATACCGATGTCAGGATCATACTTCATCCCCGGTATCTCGATATGCTCGCGAACACCGAATGAGCAGTTTCCGGTTCTGTCAAAAGCGCTTCTGTTAACCCTGTTAGACTTCGCAACCAGTAGACGCTTCAAAGTGTCGACCGCCGCTTGGCCTCTCAGTGTAACGCTTGCGCCGATAGGCTCACCCTTATGGATACCGAAGTTCTTCACCGTCTGCTTTGCAACACGGGAGGTTGGCTCGCGTCCAGTGAGCTCCTTCAAAAGCCGCTTTGCTCGATCAACTACATCGCCGGATTTGCCGACACCGATATTTAGAACAATCTTAGCTACCGCGATGTTCCGCATCGGGTTCTCAGATGTCTTTACTTCAGCTGCTTCAACCGCCATTTACTATGCACTCCTCTTAACCGTCACAAGCGGCTCCTCGCTGCCGATTACGATAACCATCTCGGCCGGAAGCTCTGTGACTGATCCGTCAATCTCCATGTCGACCATCTTTGATCTGGTGAATGTTCCGGGTCTGACATCCTTGATCC from the Nitrososphaerota archaeon genome contains:
- a CDS encoding 50S ribosomal protein L32e — encoded protein: MSSKPVKKPVKEKTKAKKEKVPKASAKSREKETKAETAKPAKPLKKTMRTRAAKKPLSEAAAARVAKVQAVLKLRAEIADGRPAFQRPESWRYTRLKENWRKPKGLDNKVRKSFKGWPRLVKVGYRGPVAARGLHPSGFRDVLVDNLKGLDGLNPETDAVRLASTLGARKRQEIINRADELGLKVLNPCGIRVISEKEK
- a CDS encoding 30S ribosomal protein S14, whose product is MVKVRHGKARKYGKGSRHCKRCGNYTAVIQKYNLMLCRQCFREVAEKIGFAKFS
- a CDS encoding 30S ribosomal protein S8; protein product: MPAKQILPNLFSSIYNNEIRHKKECLVIPASKLASEVLRTMQKHKYIGEFEFIDDGLLGKLRIQLLGRINRCGVVSPRFSVNKDGYSRWERQYLPAVGVGILIVSTPQGVMSHVEAQSKNIGGRLLGYVY
- a CDS encoding 50S ribosomal protein L6 encodes the protein MATSTSTKTKKEIPEEVIELPEGVEGTYANHTLTLKGPLGKVSRDFVKIRANISLDGRAVKIRSFSTRKQHVATMSTARSIVKNMIVGCTKGFTYRLKVAFAHFPITVKVKGDEVHVENFYGERSPRVAKIIGDSKVEVQEDDVVVTGIAVDDVGQTAANIEQATTVRRKDQRVFLDGVYIYEKRRGNEQ
- a CDS encoding 50S ribosomal protein L5 translates to MAVEAAEVKTSENPMRNIAVAKIVLNIGVGKSGDVVDRAKRLLKELTGREPTSRVAKQTVKNFGIHKGEPIGASVTLRGQAAVDTLKRLLVAKSNRVNRSAFDRTGNCSFGVREHIEIPGMKYDPDIGIFGMDVSVVLERPGYRVARRRRAASKIGSKQKVTTEEAVEFFKNELKVEIV